The genomic window ACTTCCCTTTCATTGCTCAAGGATTTGGCATTCACATTCTATGCAAACTTGACCATCCACTTCTTGATTCTATTTCAAAGGAGATACATTAGTGTGTTgttttggtatacatggtcagATGACACTAATCCTACATTCGAAACATTGTTGATTTATGAGATATACAATttaattgcctttttttttcctgctcagaaaaaaatataaataaaaaggtgaTATCTGAAATATTTCAGTTATAATATTCTCTCATTTTGATTTTGTGGAATGTTGATGTTAATGGTTGTATTTTGACGCATCCTTTATATATTGGAAATCCATAATGTAGAATGATGTGATGATGAGTTTCTAACCTGTTTTGCTGTAAACTTAGGAATTGCTAGCAAGCTCAGGATCATTTGTTGAAATGGCTAGTGCTGCTGATTTGATCCAACGCAGGCAGCGTTCTGAGTTTCAGTGTGAGTTCCCTAATCTCAACATTTCCAAGCATGCTCAATCAGCTACAGTTTGCTCAGTTGATGTTGCATCTTCTTTCTCACAGCCAGCATAAGGCAGACCCTTTTCGCAGCTATAAAGGTGAACCACACAACCTTGCCTTTATGCTATCTTTTTATCAAGTAGTTGTTCTGCAGTTCTATAAAATGGATAGAAATATCTACATCGTGCTTTGATGGTTTTTTGATCACTATTCCGTTGATATTTGTTTCAGGGCAAACCTGAACTTGTACCATACATTCTAACTCTGGCTCTGAATGATGCCATTACTTATGATAAGGTCAGACAAATTCCTTCACCTATTGAATTCCTATATGATTGCTATGGAAGTCCTCAACTAAAGGTAAAAGTCGAAAGAAATGCGCTGATTAATTCCTGATTAAGTTTGCAGGCTACAAAATCTGGGGGCCCAAATGGATCCATACGATTCAGGTATTTCAGTTATGAAGTTATCATCTTTTATGAGTTTGTACACTGATTTATCAATGTGTGAAAGTTTACACTTTCCTCTTCCTCTAGCATGTAGAGAAACTGGGTCTCATACATTTGCATACGCACTGCAAGCATCAACTCCCAATTGATTATGATTATTCACTGAGGAATGAGCAAATAGAACCTCCTACAGGTTCTTTGTGAAGCATCCTGTCAGCACGCTTATATCACGATCTGTGATGTTCGCTGTTCCTGGTTTTTGGATGCTTAAGTAAATTAGAACACCTGCTTAGGTTGCAGAATTGTAAATTATTGTCTGAAGTAATCCCTGCTTCTTGATTGAAGTCCCTTTTGCTTTTTGAAGCAATAACTTACCTCCTTGCCTGAATGTTGTcttaattttcttctccttttttcccACCTGAAGTTCAGAGATAAGCAGACCTGAAAATAAGGGACTTTCTGCCGCGTTGAATTTAATAGAGGAAGCGAAGGAGGAGATTGATTCATATTCCAAGGGTGGACCCATCTCTTTTGCAGATCTTATCCCGTATGCAGGTTATACACATTAATAATCCCAAATTTATGCCGTGCTGCATACTCTGGCCTTATTGCATGACCTAGTTTATGTACAGATGAACagaatttaattcatcaacagAGAAGACCAATGTCCCTGACTCAATTTTGTTTGTTCTCTGCAGGACAAAGTGCTGTTAAGGCTACATTTCTGGCTTCTGCCATCCGCAAGTGTGGCGGTAATGAACAGAAAGGAAGCTTATTGTACTCCGCATATGGATCCAGTGGACAGGTTAGTGTTTCTAATTTGGCTGTGTTGTGGACAGTTTTAATTTGCACCaggatatataaaatattggcAACTCTACCTCTGAACCAGCCTTATTATTAAAGTCAAGGTGTAAAACAGTGGCTACATAAGAGTTATAGTATGCAGAAAGGTTAGGGAGATCCTTGTGTAAAAAGGAACATTACGATGACTGCAATTATGCTCAAATGAGTTCTCGTAAATACATACAGATAGAAGTagatatttcatcatttttcctaTCATCCGACCTACAAAAGGGTGTGTGTCTATTATCAATAAAAGCAAGTTATAGTGATAAGCAATTAATCCCAACAATTGTTGTTGTTCTTATAGTGGGGATTGTTTGATAGACAATTCGGAAGGACAGATTCCCAAGAGCCAGATCCAGAAGGGAGGGTTCCCCAGTGGGAGAAAGCCACAGTCCAAGAAATGAAAGACAAGTTCTCATCTATTGGCTTTGGTCCCCGCCAGGTATGCTTTCAACAAATATATTAAGGATCACGAGCTCACAACCTTCTAAAAAGACAGGAAATTTCACTTTGGAAAGACACCTATAGATGGTCGCTGATCCAATTCTGTTCCTTCCCTGGTTGACCAGCTAGCTGTTATGTCTGCGTTCTTGGGTCCTGATCAAGCAGCAACAGAGGCCTTACTGGCAACTGATCCAGATGTTACACCATGGGTTCAGAAGTACCAACGTAGCCGAGAAACAGTGTCTCAGACAGATTATGAGGTCAGTTGATAATTCTCAACAGGGATCCCAATCAATTGAACCTGCCTAATTTGAAATTATGCGATGTAGTTCTTGCTATGGAGGAGCAGAGGGAATTTGATGCTATTATGTACCGTTAAATCCTCGCATTTCCAAATTTATGTTGCCTCTAGATCTGTTCTAATTACGGTCTTggaattgattttcttgcagGTCGATCTGATAACTACTCTCACTAAATTAAGTTCCATGGGCCAACAAATCAATTATGAAGCATATACATATCCTGTCCGAAAGATTGAGTTGAGCAAACTCAAGTTATAGCGCAGACGATTTGCATTTTCAAGGAGCCATCAACTGTTCCACCACGCGCAATTATTAATGCTTCTCACAATTTTGTAAGCAGTGATGTTTTCAAGCTTCCCACTTGATTCAAACCATGAAATGACTCTGTGATTTCAGCTGCTTGGAACACTACATCCATGTTTCTAGTTTGCGATTCTCCTCGTTGTCCCACGCCACGCGGGTGCTCGCTATAATGTGGTTTGTGGTATAAACAAATCAAGATATGACGCTACAatataaaaactcaatttagaGAATGCCTCCAATTATCAACACCTGAAGTTGTAattcttctttcttcatttaCCAACCTCTGATGTTGTAATTCTTCCTCCAAGCTACAAGGATGAAAGCCAGGCTTGGTGTCAACTCCAAGCTCTGCCATTCTGTAGCCTTGTGCTTGCTGCTTGTTGAAAATTAATGGCTTGATGAAGACGAATGTCATCGCCAATAATGGTTACATCCAACGCACCTTCTGCTGCCCAACTAATTCAGTGCACTCACGTCTATTTCATATCTCTCGTGCTTTTAATAAAAAGGCATGAAGATTCAACCAAGTAGAAACTATCAAGGCCTTGAATAAATTTGGCGGCCTGGCAATTCACCAAGCCAGCATATAACTACAAGGAGACAAGTGGTGTTTGAAAAAGCGGGGCCAGCAACAAACTGCAGGTGGACAGTGTAAAGGAGATGCATGATCATTGGATTTTTCCATTTGTAAGGAAACTAAACAGTACTTAATACTGGATTGCTGTTATCAACAATAATATAACAAAAGTAGCGAGGCCATGAATATATGATTTGGCAATTAGCCAAGACATGAGAGTTGAATATGAACACTGATATTCCTGAATGGAGGAACCCCACCATGAAGAATGGAGTATTGATATGAGACACTTTGCATCTAGTCAGAGTATCAGACAACTGTCATACAAATGAATAAAGCCAGATAATATACCTTGTTGCTGTGTCTGCAGCGCCAGCCTCTGTACGGAAGCAATGGGAAAATGCCACATACTTCAATGGCAACAGTGACTCGGCAAGGATAGCATCCATGTGGATTCCTCCCACAGGAATCTCTGCAGTGCCAATGAGGCATTGATCACTATCCTTGATAGAGTAAACCTGTTAATTGTCAGGCATAAGTAACAACAAGTCAGGGGTGCCTGCCTACAAGAGCTCAGGGGAAATATACTTAAACCTGTAAGATGTCCAGCATTATCCCCTCCTTCAAACATACTCGCACACACGCACGCACACTTCTCTAACAACATACTTGCAAATGAATTATGCTATTATCTCATGCAAcatcataattacaaaaaattggCAAACTTGTAACTGAATTCAACTGCTCGGTCTTTTAGTTGCAAAAAGCAATTCATGTCTTTGTGTTTTGTTCTACGTTTCATTTTACTCATGAAATATAAGGAAGCAGTTGAAAGAATTACATACCATCGCTCTCACTGTTGAACTATCTTCCCCTCCAATCGGAGCATGTGGATGAGCATGTTAGGTATACATTGTGCTTCCATCTGAAGCTCATCTGTAAGTTTAACCAGGTCTTCTTCCGAAGTTGCAAGTCCTTTCAGATTCTTTcctgaagaaaatgaaaggacATTCATTACACAGAtacaagcaataaaaaaaccgaaagaatgataaatattcaaaCCATACCTTCCTCAATCAGTTTTTGACGCTCTGATGGCTCTAGCTTTCCCTTCATCTTGTTTGCTACCGCATTCCTTTCCCCTCGAAGCCCCCAGAGGACATGGAGAGAGGGCCAATGGGAGAGTTTATCACATGACCCAGGAGGAGGTCAGAATTGATCTAGAGGTGGTGGCAGGTATGCTACAGTTGAATTCTCCTAACAAGGGAACGGATATATGACATATTTAGCTTATGTCATGgggttagaaaagaaaaaagatagaattgaGTAATATCCCTATAGTTAGGAATTCCTTAAAGTGTTTCCATATGAGTTGCTAGGATTACCCTTGAAAGAGAGGTTGGAGTCTCTATAGATATAATGTTTGGAACTACCCTTATAGCCCAAAGACTACCTTCAAAACCTGCTGTGGACATTATGAGTTTCTTATGATGCCGTTTTGGTTGACGAATGCTTTGGAAATATTTGTGGACTTGATTGGTAGAGTCTTCATACCTTACTTGAACAAATTTGTTGTGGTTTTTATAGATGATATTCTGGTCTATTCTTACTTGTAGCAGTAACACAAGCAATATTTGAGACATGTATTAAAATTTTAGGGATCAACAATTGTTTTCCAAATTTAACAAATGTGAATTTTGGTTAAAAGTAGTCTTTTTGGGACATGTTATCTCAGGAGAAGTAATATATGTAGATCCGAGGAAGGTAGAAGTAGTGCTGGAGTAGGAGATACCTGTAAATATGATAGAAATTCTAAATTTCCTTAGGCTTGCCGGTTACTATAAAAGGTTTATTAAGGGGTTTTCAATAATAGAAACCCCCTTTGACTTGGCTGATCTGGAAAGAAGTAAGGTGGGATGGACAAGAGAATGTGAGTAAAGTTTTCAGGAATTTAATGGAATACTCACAACTGCTCATGTGTTAACACTTTTTTCATGTTCATAAGGTTTCATTGTTTATAGTGATGCATTAAAGAAGGGATTAGGTTGTGTTTTGATGTGGCATGGAAGAGTGATTTGCCTTTGCTTTAAGGCAATTGAAACAACATGAGGTTAATTATCTTATTCATGACTTAGAGTTGGCCATTATAGTGTTTGCCTTGAGAGTTTAAAGGCACTACTTATATGAATCTCAATCTCatgttcaaatatttataaatcatGAAGTGTCTAATGTCATAGAAAGAGTTAAATATATGACAAAGATGGtggataaaattaatcaaagattATGATTGTGTAATAGATCATCATCTATGAAACATTAACATGGTGGAAGATGCTCTTCGTCGTAAGGAAAAGGGAGTGGAAGAAGAAATGGTGGTTAAGGACAGAAAAGAGATAGTAAAGTTGAAGAAGATTAATGCATAATTGAAAATCAGACCTGAAGGATCCTTGCTAGCATAATTCAAAGTACATTCTGTACTCTGAGATCTAGTGTTAGAAGCTTAGAGAGATAGAAAAGTGGAGAAAGCGAAGAGTAAAGTGAAAGCAGGGATCAAAACACCTTTCCAATTCTTGGAAGATGAAACAGTAACAATGGATAAAAAAGATGTATTTACCTGATGAAAAGACTCTTAAAGAGGAGATCTTGAAAGAAGCTCATGAATCAAAATTTGTTGTGCATCTAGGTAGTACCAAAATACATAGAGATCTTAAGAATTATTATTGGTGGTCTAATATAAAGAGGGAGATAGCTGAATATGTggccaaatataaaatatgtcaATAGGTAAAAACAGAACATCAAAAACCAGTTGGACCATTACAATTGCTTTTAATACCAGAATgggaaaggaaaaacattatcATAGATTTTGTATCTAGATTTCCAATAGGGAAGAAAGGCAATAATGTGATATGGGTTATAGTGGATCAACTAACGAAGTTTACTTTATTTCTGCCTATAAATATGACGGATCTTGTTGATAAGTTGGTGAGATTGTATATGAATAAAGTAGTCAGATTACTAGAGTGCCTGTATCCATTATATTTTATCATGGCCCCCGATTTACTTCTCATATTTGTCCCAATATTCAGAATGCTCTGGGAACTAGATTGAGTTTGAGCATTGTTTTTCACCCTAAGACAAATGGTTAATTAGAGAGAACAATTCAGACTTTGAAAGATTTATTAAGAGCATGTGTGTTGGAATTTGGGGACAATTGGGAGAATCATTTGCCTTTAATGGAATTCACCTATAACAATAGTTATCAGACTACTATAGGAATGATTCCTTATGAAGCCTTGTACGGATAGAGATGTCATACTCTATTATGTTAGGAAGAAATTGGAGATAAAGAGGTAATAAAGCTAGAGTTGATCCAAATCACCACAAAAAAGATAATGATTATTATGGAAAGAATGAAAGTAGCTCAAGATAGACATAAAAGTTATGCAGATAATAGATAGAGGTCACTTGAGTTTGATGTTAGAGATAAATTATTCTTGAAAGCTGCTTAATGAAAGTATATGTTGTAGTTTGGTATGAAAGGCAAATTAAGGTCGAGATATATTGGGTCTTTTGAAGTGGTGAGATGCttaagtgtgtttggtattatggtagcttttgtggttgtggtttgaaaaaaattattttataaaaagcacttttagttgaggttggtttgatatttatatatgtttggttaaaattgtggttgaaattgaggttgaacaaaaaataatttaatgtgtttggtaatatatattaatattgatggtttttaatttaaatattatagatttaactattgttattatatcatgaaataaataatattttatattaaaaaaatttattgttccattaaactatctacaattctatcacgtacgaaattcatccgacaaggactacaatttccatggttttttgagcgtacaacaaaatcaggtaaaatatcatcaggaataaaattgggattacgattaaattctacaaatgctacgccatcatgcgatctccttctaatttatatagtgtcattaaataatgttaaacactagtttttcaaataaaacacaattaaaaaaattgaatttttttactgttcacgtgaacaatgcaAGTGAATAAATTCactgcactgttcacgtgaacagtgcaattgaaTAAGTTCACTGCACTGTTCACGTGTTCACTTTTGTGTGCAGAGTGAAAGTGAACAGTGCCGGCGAAGCTAGTGCAAGATGCTTCTCctgaaactatttttctttgctatttttttgtggGTCCCTTGTTTTAAAAACGATGGTTAACACTttaacaaaacacaattttttatggtttcttcAAAACGCAACTGATGTCGTGTAGACAAACACACTCTAAACTAGTAGCATATAAGTTGGCTTTACCCTCACACTTGGCCAAAATTCATGATGCATTTCATATTTCAATgctacaaaaagaaagaagaaaagagatggACCCTTCACGGATGATACCACAAGTGTCTTTGAAGATTAAAGAGGACTTGACAATTGAAGTGAAACTATGAAGATACTAGATTGAAgcgaaaaaaaagttaaggaatAAGAAGATCTTATAATTAAGGTATTATAGAGAAGCGCTTAAGTAGAAGAGGAAACTTGGGAAAGAGAATTGAAGATGAGAATGAAGTATTCTGAACTTTTTCCATACTcaagtataaaatttaaattttatggatgaaatttttaaaagatgggagaatgtaaaccccaactaaaagaattaaagaaaggTCTTGAAATTTTAGAATGGTGGGTTTGAACAAAgatgaaggattaaattaataattcataatttagAAGATAAAATTAGCGGGGTCTAAGGAAGAAAGCGGTCGACCGGttcatttaataaattagttgggtttctttccattttcttaggaaattgcttaaaaaatagagattaaaGGGGTAAGGCGAATTATAGAGTGTGTAGTGAAGGTGTTTTGATGAATCATTGATGAATCAAGAGGGTTTTTagaaatttgaaaagttaaagaAAGGGTAGAGAGA from Populus trichocarpa isolate Nisqually-1 chromosome 5, P.trichocarpa_v4.1, whole genome shotgun sequence includes these protein-coding regions:
- the LOC7468886 gene encoding thylakoid lumenal 29 kDa protein, chloroplastic isoform X2; protein product: MYRYSHVGTHNLVTSLYETEEPSVCLLEARKHRGYTVEATMGASFLSTLPSLVAIRCHKMDTDVPGENVLRRREVLKCFGAAVGMELLASSGSFVEMASAADLIQRRQRSEFQSSIRQTLFAAIKGKPELVPYILTLALNDAITYDKATKSGGPNGSIRFSSEISRPENKGLSAALNLIEEAKEEIDSYSKGGPISFADLIPYAGQSAVKATFLASAIRKCGGNEQKGSLLYSAYGSSGQWGLFDRQFGRTDSQEPDPEGRVPQWEKATVQEMKDKFSSIGFGPRQLAVMSAFLGPDQAATEALLATDPDVTPWVQKYQRSRETVSQTDYEVDLITTLTKLSSMGQQINYEAYTYPVRKIELSKLKL
- the LOC7468886 gene encoding thylakoid lumenal 29 kDa protein, chloroplastic isoform X1, whose protein sequence is MYRYSHVGTHNLVTSLYETEEPSVCLLEARKHRGYTVEATMGASFLSTLPSLVSVPSLTISTTPTIRCPSHAVAIRCHKMDTDVPGENVLRRREVLKCFGAAVGMELLASSGSFVEMASAADLIQRRQRSEFQSSIRQTLFAAIKGKPELVPYILTLALNDAITYDKATKSGGPNGSIRFSSEISRPENKGLSAALNLIEEAKEEIDSYSKGGPISFADLIPYAGQSAVKATFLASAIRKCGGNEQKGSLLYSAYGSSGQWGLFDRQFGRTDSQEPDPEGRVPQWEKATVQEMKDKFSSIGFGPRQLAVMSAFLGPDQAATEALLATDPDVTPWVQKYQRSRETVSQTDYEVDLITTLTKLSSMGQQINYEAYTYPVRKIELSKLKL